Genomic segment of Zingiber officinale cultivar Zhangliang chromosome 11B, Zo_v1.1, whole genome shotgun sequence:
gaaataaatcataaaagattGTACAAGaaatatgaaccatttgtgttggcacagCAAGCAATTCAAGTTTTTTATGCTTCATATCCTAGTTTGAAACGTGACAAAGTTGATTGGTGGGTCGTTTGTAAAACAAAAGCACGGAAAAAAATTGAGGAACGTTGGGAGGACATTGCTTATCAACAAGAGAAAGTTACAAATACATTTCAtactgaggaatatattattccaacgttACGAGATCCCAGCGGAGTAGTCATAAACGTGGATTCAACTGAAATTgatattgatgatgatgatgatgaggaggaggaggaggaggaagaggaggaggaggatgacgacgacgacgacgatgatgatgacgaggatgataatgacaatgaggactttgattttttgtaatgggtaagttttgttatcttaataaaataaactttatgatattttattttcatatatgaTACTGATTTTTTAGGAgcaaatttagttttaatctgCAAATTACAAAACTCATAGCTCAATTAATTAATCTGTCTCAATTagtatataattattttattttttcatttatatattttatatgttaATACTCTGTAGTTTTTTCTATAGGTGATTAGAAGTTATATCTCATCGTCATCTCAAGGGTTTGTGCACTCTCTTATTTTTAGGAATTATGgtgagtttttttttcaaattagtcATTAAGCAtaatatttgtatttactttatcatatttttgaattttcagaatatGTTTCGACGGGGTGGACGTAGACGGAGCTCTCAAGTTACAGCACCTGCAGACACTGTTGCTACACCCCCAGTAGAGGATGCAACACCGTCGCATACACCTATGCCAGTACCATCGCATACACCTATGCCAGCCCCATCGCATATAGCTACGCCAGTACCTTCCTCTACAGGATCGCCTTCTCCTTCGGCAGTGCCTTCTCCTTCCGCAGTACCTTCACCGATTGAGTCGCCAGCACCCTCTTTCGTTCCTTCTCGACACTCGGTTGCTGAGAGGCCAGACACTCGAGAGCCTATATCCCCTTGTGGAGATTCGTAAGTAgaatcaaatgatttcattttttaactatttaaattatttaacaattttttttgtaatttataataGATTTGATAATTCTGTTCGTGTTATTCACGAGATTAATAGAGTCGTGAATAACCATTGGAGAGGAGACTCGATGAGTTATACAAGCACTCCAGCACCGACAAGAGAGCTATGGTGGAGTGAATTTAAGGTATATCTCaatcattttatatcttaaataaaagtgaatatataatatttatttttcttctattgCAGCGATCATTCACTTGGGACATGTTTGATGAGATGGAAATAAAGAGGATTTTCATGAaaaaatgtggcgatcacattcGTCATGTACTCAATCATGCAAAGTCGAGGGCGAAAAAACCACCATTCATCACCGAGGAAAATTGGATAAGGATTTCAAATTTTTGGGAAAGTGAGGAGTTTAAAAAAAGAAGTCAACAGAATAAAATTAATCAATCTTTTAATTCTGGAGAAATGTCTGCGACATATGCAGGAGGCTCTATCAATGTGGATGAGCATAGACGTagattggtaattttttaactctcctaatattttcttaatctattttttactatttaattatTTCTAATTATCTTTTTTAGACCAAAGAATTGGGAAAGGAGCCTAATTTTATAGATACTTTCACCCACACATTTTAGaaaaaagataagacttggaGCGGGGACAGAGCTAAAGCAATTAAGGTTTGAATAAACTTTGgatcttaatttataacttagaatCTATTATTAATGTATTTGCTCTAACTTTATACTCTTGCATtcctaaaattttattattataaatttgttttattttttttacaatacaGGAAAAATATGTTGAGCTAGAGGTAGCACAGAGATCTTCAGCTTCTGCTAGTTCTGATATTGAGGGGTCTGAGCCGTCTGTTGGTAGTGATTTCAATTTATGGCTACAGGCGAGTGGGGGGCCAAAAGGGGGAGGAAAGATATTCGGAATGGGTTCCTTGTGCAGAACCCATAGAGTTGGTCgtatatcttcttcctcctccgcaCATACCTAGCAGATGCATAACTTGACTGAAGAGGTTTCCCAGTTGAAGGGCATTATAAAGGACATGGATGAAGAAATGAGAGAAATGCGTCGACAACAAGATTTTATTATGCGGCATCTTCAGTTAAGTTCTGTTTCAAGTCAAATTCCTCCCGGTGACGGTGATGATGGTGATgatggtgatgatgatgatgacgatGGTGGtgatttttgataaatttatggtaaattttatgtttgaattttttttcatgtCATGTTATAGTTGATTCTATATTTTCATTTTACCTTGATATATTGCTTCTTATGTCATGTTTGCTATCTATATAAGATAACACTGCAAAACAATTCTACTACCTTATTATTAATTTAGCTTTGTATCTTCatgtccttgctcttttgattgttttTTAGAATGCCTTATACTGTGATGTGTTATACTAATTCCATGCTGCCTTTGCataattttgatgtttgagttaCAATTATGTCATCTTTTTGATGCAGTGACTAGTTTAATTTGGTGATCATTCTTTTGAACCTTTCATAGAGTAACTATCTCTAATATTGATTTGAGTTCTTTTGTCAATTCTTTTACCAGCagttgttattatttttgttggCACTGGAAATCTTGTTCTAGTACAAAATCTTGTCTAGAAAGTAATGACTATTTGGTCTGCACTATTGCTTCACTCTTTAAGTATCTTCTATAAAATTTGGTTTAGATAAATTCAATTGCATGAGACGAGTTGGTTTTCTCATTCATAGTATAAATTGCAAAGAGCTATTAAAAATGAAGAACCACAATAACTTAGTGGTGTGAGATATCAGAGGAGGATGAATGGCTTAATTTATACACTAAGGTTTATTTAAGCCATTAATTTCAATTGTCATACAAGGGTGTGTATCATGTgcatttagatttagtttttGAGTAGTTCCAGCCTCTTCAATAATACTCCCAACGCTTGATTTGAATATAGGAATAGGTTATGGGTTAGTATGAATGTGAAGCAAGTCATTTTTTTAGTGCATGAGATATTTGTACGTACCTTGTGGCATGATTTTAAAACCATTGCTTGTAGGATCCAGTTCTTAGCAGTGTGACTACTGGAGTTTCACACTTTGAGAGATGTGCCCTTTGGGTTCAAGTTTGGTATAATTGTATTACCCTTTTTATGGAAGTGGCATTTCTGGAAATTATGAAGGAAACTATGCGGAAGAGGATATGAACATGAGGCTTGAACAAAGGATATGAATTACAAACAACTTTAATTTCACATTGATACTTTGCATTTTATGTCATGATGATACTTTGCATGTTATGACAAACAATCTTAGTAACAAATTTCATTCATGTACATAAATGTTAGATATAGATATCATTAATATGTTTGATACATTTTTTTTAGTTATAAATGTTACTTATTGTTTGTTTGTAATTTAACGCAGGAAAAGAAGCATGGAAGGCGACCGAAGCTCCTGAGACATGACgatatgtattttattttcctttggaTGTcttgttacatttgttgtttggaTTGTTATAGAACTTTCATGTTTGATATTATGAGTTGTTGAACTTGTTTGGATTTTGGCTAgttgtatatatgaatatgacgTGTTTAGTTTTGGAATGATTTGTTTGGATATAAGATATATGGATTATGGATGTGTTGGATATGATGAGTTTAGTTTTGGGATGATTTGTTTGGATGTTGTATTGGATGTATTTGATATaaattgttgaagatgttgtaaATGTAATATGTAAACAGAATAACAGAAAAATCAAAAAAagattctagattttttttttatttttgggacaaattttgcGACAAATATGTTTTTGTCGCAAATTTATCGTAAATCTTTTGCGATTAATcaaaatttgtcccagaattcgtcgcagatttgggacaaaattaaggttttcgtcgcaaattaggaacaacttttgggacgaattcagattcgtcccagaattcgtcgcaAATAGCTTTTTTTACCCCCACGTCTTTAAAGCGACGTTTTTGGGACAAATCTAGGTTCATCGCAAATTTACGACaaatctggattcgtcccaaattttggacGAAACcatattcgtcccaaatttgggacgaaaccagattcgtcccaaatttgggacgaaaatatttTTTTGTCGCAAATCTTCGAGTTTTTTTTCTCCTCTAGTCATTTGTAATTAAGCAACGTTTTTTGCGACGAAaagttttcgttgcaaatttgggaCAAAAGAATATGTTTGTCGCAGATATAAAACTatgaaatttgcaacgaataaatgttcgttgcagatttgcaacgaattctgcgacgaaaatttaaatttgtcGCAAATATTTCCAACGAAATTATGTATTCGTCGCTAATATTTTTGCAACACCATTTTTGGGACGAAtataaattcgtcccaaaattcgtcgcaaaaaattttgcgacgaattttttaatcaaattcgtcccaaatttcgtcccTAACTAGCAGTTTTTTTGTAGTGCATCATTCCGAGTACTCTAGGTCTAGCAAACGATTTTGGCCGAATAAACCTAAAGAGTTTCGGCTAAAATTGGTTAATGGACCTAAAgagctcagaatgacatgaaaccagGTTTTATGAGTTTGTCtagtttttataaatatattcatatcctcaaatatcaatttaatccaAGATATTGAGAGTAGCAATATTTTgaacataaattaattttttggaTACATTTGTATTCAAaatattattgctctcaatatatttagTCAAACTGATGTTTGATATCATATTTTACAATCaaaagaactagacgaacacatggGAACTGATTTTATATCATTCTAAGTTGTTTAGGTGCATCAACCGGTTGTGACCGATCTCATAATggcatgaaactagttcctatgtatttggctagttctcttgattgtaaaaatactatcaaatattaatttgactcaatatattgagaacagtgATTTTTAACATGAATCGatcaaaatcgaaaaaaaaattgattctaCAGATAAaaaatttgttggtgcaatttgcactaatggtctaactcaggttttgatgaatgacaagtgagttaagttaggtattttatgatctaattgtgttaccaagtgtgcaggaattgacaaGTCCAAAGGACCggacaccaggctaaaatctagCTATGTCCACAGGACCGGATAGCTAGTGCGAAATCCAGATAAATCAATGGGGCGATCGAATATCTGACAGAAAGTCCGGTTGGGTCCGAgcagaagtctagttaggtctaCGGACCggacaactggcatgaagacctggtggatcaGAAGAATAGTCAACTGACTACaagatggtaagtaaaggtaagtcactagaggagagtgactttgtaAGGACGTGCcccggttgagggacagtaggcgtcagtccaggttaggtccattttggatctctaatatgagaccttgactagttcctggttctAGGAGGATAGgagctaattactacttcttattttTACTGTGCTAACCATGTTTTTACAAGTTACATGTTTTAGTTTTAGACTAACATAACTTGCaaggcaaaaggagcaaaaagcctTCAGATGAACAATACCCAAAGGCACCTTCAAgtattggaaggcgccttcgagcattggaaggcgccttcgtgcattggaaggcgccttcgtgcattggaaggcgccttcgcactgttcacggaagacgccttcaatggcttgaaggcaccttctaagGGATAAAATTTGGACATTATCGTAGATAAGGCGCAGTGACTTCGGGATCAAATTTGatccattggaggcaccttcaacgcttatggaaggcgccttccatggccttTATAACCTAGTCTCGACCAAGCTTTATACAACAACTAATATACGAGATATTACACATCAATTCGAGGTTTCTACTGCTCCGACTTCCTACTACGACTCTGCTACAAAGCTGCTATGCCCGATGACTACTTTGAGGACTTCCGATCGTGGCTGGCAGGTCGACACCAACACAAGAACGCTCTCACATCGATCCCTAAGTGTTGGTAACaaattttttgtacttaattactaaaAAAGGGAAGCATAGTGTGTTATACTTTGTCTCaattctttgtactcgatttcctctttcgGAGGTACtgaaagaggtattttagtggattatccatcgataggtccgcgggatcgagtcttggaataggagtcacccaagactctgaacgaagtaaaatcgatcgTGTTTTCTAGTGTTTTTTcttaatttccgctgcatacttaTCTTTTAAAATCAGAAAAGAACGAGATTTTTAAAACCACGTGACTCACCCCCTCTTCTCAcgtttgactcgatccaacaagtggtatcagagcagatttTGCTCataattggtgcaaccactaatcaagccAAGgggaattatttttattttcttttcaaattttagtTTTTCGTACTCAATTTGAATTGTTAGAACTTACCCTTTCAAATAACGATTTTTTGTTCAGTTTTCAActcgaagttggtacaacaccactcgagttcctcaaaattttattcttattctcaaactctgctaatccaagaccaagtcttgataccTTTCTTCAATTTTCTATCTACAGTTCTAAATGGCCCAAAATGAAGGGTACATCACCATTTGTCCCCCACTCTTCAACGAGGACGATTCCCCATACTagaagaagtggatggaggtgTACCAAAAACTGACTTTGACCAATGGTTCAACGTCACCAAAGGGTACAAGGCGCCAATTGACAAATGCCAGAATTCCAATAGACCCGGAAAATTAATAtctggaaatgaagaagaaggcccagATTGATTTTAAGGCCCTCAACAAAATCAAGTGCAGGTTAACAAAGGAGGAACTGAACTGCGTCGGCTCATAAGAAAACACCAAGGAGTTATGcgacaaactcatagaactatacgagggaaccaacgacgcaaaggtaatgaaaagagatctatatttaaataaattatttaatataaaaatacaggaaggtaaGACTGCAAATTAGCTATATGCGAGGATAAAtgacatcctcaatggacttcacACGATTGACCACCAGATGGAGAATCGTGATCTTATAAGGCACGTTCTAAACGCAATTtctcgaaatgcattgtgggcatccatcgtggatgcctataagatttcgaggaacTTATTGTTGTTGCAATTTTGCACTAATGGTCTacctcaggttttgatgaatgacaagtaagttaggttaggttttgttgtgatctgacaacttgattaagtgtgtaggaaatccagctaggtcaacgggtcgaccggatagctggtacgaaatctagctaggttgatGGGCCCACCGAGTAGCAggtacaaagtccagataggccGATGGGTTGACTGGATATCtgacaagaagtccagctaggtcaacggaccgaccggatagctagcatgaagtccagataggtcgacgggctgaccggatgtctggtaaactggtaagttaaggtaagtcgctggaggagagtgaccaagtgaggatgcGTCCCGATTGAAGGgatagtaggcgtcagtccagtttAGGCCCTGGTCCttggaggacaggaactaattattcctctgtattattattaaattatcctaatacttaTTTTGAAGGGTATTTTGGACTAATATTATTTTACAGAGCAAAGAGAAGAAAATTGCCTTTGACTGAACAGTGTCCTAAGGTGCCTTTAAGcttgatggaaggcaccttccgtaGGATAAAGTTTGGCCGAAGTCATGGATGAGCACCAGGCTGTTCAGGATCgaacttgcctcattggaggtgccttccatggttatggaaggcaccttccatgccttttataaggctatCTCGAGAAGGCATTGAAATACAACActtatacgagctactacgcgtTCATTTGAAGTTCCAACTGCTCCGGGCTCCTGCTATGCGTCTGCTGCAAAGCTGCTGCACCTGATGACTGCTTTGAGGACTTCCAATCATGGTCGGCAGACCGACATCGACACAAGCACTACCACTTTGATCTTTAAGTGTCGGTAATTTTTCTTTGTAATTAAAtattgcaaaaggacaagtgtagtgtgttgcacttgttcaacCTTCTTCTACTCGATTCTCTTTTCCAAAGGTAACAGaaaaggtttttagtggattacctatcgataggttcatgagacctgggtcttggagtaggtgtcactgaaggctctgaaccaagtaaacagaCCGTGCCTATTTTTACTTcgcttaattattttttcttttccgctgcatttgtactttgatcttaaaatcgaaaagatgagtttttgaaaaccacgtgattcagcccccccccccccccccctcacatGAGTAactgatccaacaagtggtatcagagtaggttctgctctgaattggtgcaaccaccaatcaagctgaGAGAatcatttttggattttttttgttttttcgcaTTCTATTttaattggtaaaactttacctattcatATATGTTTTTTCgtttagttttaatttgagattggtgcaatacctctcaaaaattttttttttacattttttaatatatctcaaacactgctaatctaagaccaagtcttggtacctcattttaatttttttttctattactgtGAAATGACACAACTTGAAGATACAACACCGTTCttcctcccctattcaatggtGACGACTTTTTGTACTAGAtgaagcggatggaggtgtacctaaagaccgatttcgaccagtggttcaacaTCGCTAGAGGCTACAGAGCTCCCGTCGACAACGCCAGAATTCTAATGGATCCGAAACATTGGAatccaaaaatgaagaaaaaggagCAGATCGATTTCAAAATTCTCAACACAATTCAATGCGGGC
This window contains:
- the LOC122033962 gene encoding uncharacterized protein LOC122033962; this translates as MSYTSTPAPTRELWWSEFKRSFTWDMFDEMEIKRIFMKKCGDHIRHVLNHAKSRAKKPPFITEENWIRISNFWESEEFKKRSQQNKINQSFNSGEMSATYAGGSINVDEHRRRLTKELGKEPNFIDTFTHTF